Sequence from the Procambarus clarkii isolate CNS0578487 chromosome 2, FALCON_Pclarkii_2.0, whole genome shotgun sequence genome:
CTATCACAGTATCCAGGAAGGAAAGTCTGGAACATTACTGGAGCATTCTAAACCTTCACTGtcacagcttccaggaaggaaagtCTGGAGCATTTGCGGAGGATTTTAAACCTTCAATACCAGAGCCTCCAAGGAGGACACACACAGGAGCATAGTCTAAGTGGAGCATTCTTAACCCAAATTTTAAGTAAAAGTTGAGACGCCAAGTTAAGGCTTCGAGCTTCATTTGAATTCATGCCCCTGATTTGAGCTTGACCCGGGTCAAGTAGGAGCTTGACCGGGGTCAAGTAGGAGCGAGGAGTGGCATGGCTGAGATGTCCCAAATGACCAGATGGAAGTTATCTTCCTGGGGTATCAGTCTGAACTCTCAGACGGACGCAGCTAGTTTCTTAAGGAGGTCCTCCTTGAACCTACTCAAccccgcacaaacacacacaacgttGTCGAGGAGAGTTAAGCGATGTCAGCGCTTCTTATCGATAAAAATATCGAATGATTTTATATAATTTAATTCGATACGTTTTTTTCCTGTCGTtgccacttgggatggacggtagagcgacggtctcgcttcatgcaggtcggcgttcaatccccaaccatccaagtggttgggcaccattccttccccccgtcccatcccaaatccttatcctgaacccttcccagtgctatatagacgtGGTGGATTGGCGCTTTCGcttcatagttcctttcccttcccttccgggCGTTGCACAATTTGTGGAATTCTGTTTGCCCGGAAAACAGGAATATAACAGAGGGTTCTGCAGCATAGTAGTCTACGTCCTCGGCTCACAACCGAGGGACCAGAGTTAGATTCCGGGCAGGACAAACACGGTTCGGCTCGTTTCCTTTTATATGACCATCGCATCCCATCCcatgagcggtagtttactgtgcatctCATCCcatgagcggtagtttactgtgcatccCATCCcatgagcggtagtttactgtgcatccCATCCcatgagcggtagtttactgtgcatcccagactcatcctgtgggcgatagagGACACAAAGAGGAaggtcttaatcagacctcagcggGTAGTTTTACCTCCTTTACAGTTTCATCTAATCTGCACAATACTCTACTGACAGCTGATGACACACTTTTCTCGTCGCAAAAAAGTGTGGATATGCAATACCTGTACATTATttagctgtggcgtgtgtgtgtgtgtgtgtgtgtgtgtgtgtgtgtgtgtgtgtgtgtgtgtgtgtgtgtgtgtgtgtgtgtgtgtgtgtgtgtgtgtgaggctggagACAGGAATATGAATTGGTAAGTTAACTTGAGACAAGACCCGCTATAGTCAAAACTGCCCTTCACGTGCACACTTGGTTGTGTTTACCTAAATGTGTACGCAGGGTCGAGCTCTTGCTCCTAAGCCTCTGTTTTCAACCACCGATACTAATTTAGTTTTTGCTGATCATATTTGCATGTAGAGGGTCTTGTAGCGCAGTCGTTCACAACCGAAACGTTCCTGGTTCGATTTCCACGACAGGACAGGGACGTTCGGgcatgttttgtttcacctcgtgCACCTGTTCACCCTGCAATCAATACGAACCCGAGTGTCAGGCAGCTGTTGTGAGTGGCATCATGACAAAATTTAGTCACTGGACTATGCGAGGGACTTCGATAAGCCCTACAGGATTCCCCCTCCAGGGAATGGGAAACCAAAACAGGGCTGCCAACATGTATACTTATAGTGGGCACTATGCCCAGGGTGGGTACTGTGCCCAGAGTGGGTACTGTGCCCAGAGTGGGTACTGTACCCCATAGTGTATACTATACCGAGAGTGGGTAAAGTACTGGTCTATCACAACCGCATCCCAAGGTTCGAGCCCATAAAAGCGGTCATGGAGTAGAGAATTGTTAAATATACCTTTGGAACCATTTTAGCTTAAAAAAACATACTTTGATACTCTGCATTACCCCAGCTTGTTCAGAGGACCCACGGAAAATCCCTCCTTCCCACCTGTGCTGGAGTTGAAAGGTGCGTGTAGGCCTgagactgattgatgaagatcaagccaccacaagaggagggcacgggcatgagtaacccGCAGGTGGTATAGATGTTTGGGGTGAATGTGGTCTGTGGTCGTGTAACATCTTGAAGTCTCTCTCTCTGGATCTTGGTGTGTAGGCCTCAGAGTGTTCCGTAACCTCCATTCCATCTCTGGCGGACTGGGTTCAGTCCAGGGCTTCCTCCTCACTGACCCGGGTTCGAGTCCACGAGGGGGAGATGGCATGGAGTTGTTAATTGCATGAATGTGAGGGGAAATTATGAAGAGAAAACCCTAAGCCACTATGAGGAAAAGGAATTAGGATATGAGCAAGGGGTAAAGGAACTTGGAcaatcgggggatcgaacgcagacTTGCAAGATGCGAGGTCATTGCGGTACCGACTAGTCCAAGTAGATAGACCATGCAGTGTAAGGTACTTCCGTGAGCAGATCTGTGAGATCCTGTCGTACGATCTAGAAAGGTAATTATTATCTTCATTTAAAGAGTCTCTTCGCTGAGAGGTTTTTGTTTAGAAAATATCGCTCATTATCACCACTTATCGTCCGTGACACCTTGTCAGATGTTTAAGTTCACGGCGCAAAATAACTCTCCCTGGGAGAGAATGAGAGGATATCATTAATCAACAACTGAACTGCGAGTAACAATCAAATTGTCATCACCAATTCGAATAATCAACAAAATTCTCCGAAATTGGCAATGAAACAATACTGTTAActcggctcccaaatatggcaacCGGCCACTATAGTGTTGTATATAATAGGGGAGAGGCAAGACCTTCTCACAAACACGACAACACGACTTCTCAATAACCAACTGTCTTCCAAGACGCTCTCAGGAGTATGTTTTCCCAGCGTTACTACCGCTTCTTGCTCTCAACGGCGGCCGCTCTCAAGTGCGTTGCTCGTCAACAGGTAATGGCTGGCTCTTCACTCTTTGACAGCGTTAGTGGAGTCGTTGTTTTGGCAACGGCTGAAACAACTTTAACATTCATTTACGTGAATGATATTTATGATACATTTTTTGTTTCTTTTGTTCTGAAAAGCAATGTTTAACGTAGCAATGTTTATGCCAATCAATGTTTAACGTAGCAATGTTTATGCCAAGCAATGTTTAACGTAGATCGGCAGGTTTGTATTTATTATCAGTAAATCTGTACCAATACTATTGCAAACTTACGTTAATGCAATAAGTGACGAGTTATTACAGATGTTTCTACCTCTCACTTTGTTGATTGTTAGATGATTTAACCAAGAAAATAAACATCCACATATATATCATCCTTTCATCACTGGGTTATGTTTACAGGTCCGAGGGAAGAGTGGCGGATGTTCCTCTTGCAGCGTCCAGCGAGGGTTGAGCCTCGCTGCCGACGCCCGCCAGCAATTGGCACTCAAGTGCCAAACACACTCACGTAGGTTCCCACTTTTTTTTTCCATAGATGCTGTGTATCGCAACTTGCTTCATATTAACATGACTGTCGGCATTTCCTGATTACGAAATACGGTTTTGGTAATGAGGCTGTTGACTTAAGGGACGAATAATTTGGTTGGATAGTTGCATTGTTTGAAGCAAATGTAAGACGTACGAATGAATGAGTTTGGTTTGGTACCAATAGGAACCGTTTCGTATGGTTcaataggcctcctgcagttTCCTATTGGCTTATATAAAGGAGTTATTTGGCTGACATGTTAATGAAGTTAGTGGTGTGCTACAGGGAGCAGTGTGGTGTCGTGGGTCCTGGAGAGGGAGTGTCTGAAGGTGACGTTCGGCGACGGGAGCGCCAGCCAGATGCCCTACGTGTGGCTGAGGGACAACTGCCAGTGTCCCGGGTGCTACAACGCCGTCGCCCTCGGCAGGAACTTCCTTCTGGACGACCTCGACTTCGAAGTCCATCCCATCGAAGTTCAGGTAACTCATAATTTAACCTTTTCTTTAACCGTTTCatgtggtgctacatagccttcccggtttagtgccttcttttgataattacttactgtttTCAAACATAGTTTGATCGTAAATTGGATATGTATACATACTGGAATGTGATTAAGAAGTCAAAACGTGCACGAACTAATGTTATtagatgtgtatgtgtgagatgTTGATGCTTGTTCACAGGATAgtgatggaggagtgaagatcaaCTGGAGCGATGGTCACAGGAGTGAGTACACAGGAGAGTGGCTACAGGACCGAGCCTTCACCCCCGCCGCCAGGGCCCGGCAGCGCACCAGATATGCCTTTAGGAGGGTCAGTTAGGAATCTGGTTTCTTAacgttattttttttctctcattgttattattaaatattgttttaaaaattaaattttttccaACGGCAAAACTctcttcacatagatattttgtcATTAGTTTATATATTATGTTTATCATTATTGTGAAGATTATTTGTATAAATTTGTTCAATAAAACATTTTTCAGTAATTTTCACATATAACATTTAGGATTAATGTCTCCAGTAGGAACATAAACAAACTTTATAACCTGTCATACAAGGATACCAACGCAGATATTGCTCATATCTTCAGGAGCCGTGGGGCGCCGACCACCAGCTGGTGGAGTTCGACTACCACACTCTGCTGCGGGACGACCAGACGCTGCTGGCCTGGCTGCTGACGATGGAGCAGAAGGGATCAGCCATGGTCAGGAACACCCCAGACAGCGACGTGGCTGGTCCTCGACTCATCGAGCACATCGCCTTCGTGAAGCAGTCTCACTACGGGTGAGAAAGGGAAAGGGAATTTtcaggggaagcgccaagccattaagactatatagcacttggaaggggtcaggataaggatttaagaTGGGactgtgggaaggaatggtggccaaccacttgtggacggtcggagattgaacgccgacctgcatggagcgagaccgtcgctttaccgtctagcccaagtggttggaacaCTAcgtgtaggttatcttgagatggttgatTTCTTGAGATGGTtgatttcttgagatgatttcggggcttagcgtcctcgtggcccggtccttgaccaggcctcctttttgttacatacccccaggaagcagcccgtagcagctgtctaactcctaggtacctatttactgctaggtgagcaggagcatcagggtgaaagaaactctgcctatttgtttccgcctccaccggggatcgaacccggaacctcaggactacgaatccgaagcgttgtcctctcagctgtcaggcccccctaGAGAGACATCAGTCAGCGTCATAACGGGAACCACTTACAAAAAATTACTTTAATTGCATCTTTTCTTTGAATATTTGTTCCTAATTTATTGAGCTCACATTACGAATATTATTTCTGTGAACTACTTTATTGCAGGGGAACATTGTTTAGAATATACAAACTGGcactggagacatctcccgtcacgcagggtgcaggcgcacctccacagatctccagtatcatctattgatactggttatggctcaaaagggccaccacttacgggctatttatgcccgtgccaccttttgggtggcttaatcttcttcaaTCTTCTTCATTACATACTGGAATAAGTATCCGGATATCTTAAAAACTCGATTATATTTCTATTGTTTCAGGCCACACTCGCCAGTGATCAATCGGGCCAACAGCAACAACGTGGCTTTCACCAACAGCAAGCTGGGCATGCACAACGACCTCGCCCAGTACGAGCACATGCCCGGGGTACGGAGAGCTTCACACACATTAatgtttcaacccgttctcgcactttctttctgtcaatattgacttatttaatacgtgcatatgtgacatactaaacatactagtttaccttgaaaagcttcatagaaaacaccgaccttacctaaccttcttagtatgttaagataagcatcttattgcttcgtaattacaatttttacttaacctatacctataataggctaagtaataattgtaattacctaTACTTACCattcctatacctataataggttcagtaataattgtaattacgaagtaataagatgcttatcttaacatactaagaaggttaggtaaggtcggtgttttctatgaagcttttcaaggtaaaccaatatgtttagtatgtcacatatgcacgtattaaataagtcaatattgactaagaaagtgcgagaacgggttgaatgttTACccttaccattcatatgccaacgaAACAGTCTTTGTATAATCACGCTTCACGAAGGTACTCAGCCTCAACTCTTGTAATATGTGTTTGGGTTTTGCAGATTATCTTCATCCAGTGCGTGAAGCAGGAGCCGGGGGCAGGAGGGGCGAGTGTCATCAGTGACGGACTCTTCGCTGCCGAGTGCTTGAGGCGGAGGCATCCCGAGGCCTTCCAGgtcctggccaccaccgacgcctacTTCTGGGACAAGGGCCACGCCAACTTCTCTTGGGAGATGGACCGCTTCTTCAAGATCTCCAAGAGGCCAATAATCACGTGAGTCCGTCTCCGTTCCCCTGCAGGTGAAGGATCTTTGCAGACAGGCAATATCTAGGAATTAAGTGTAGGAATGTCCATTACCAGGAGGAGCTAAGTCGGTGTATCATTAACCTGAGGGCCACTATGTTtagggacagaaagccggcgactTGTCATAGGTCCTCCCCCCAATTTGAGGGCCACAATTTTTTCTAGTTGAATTTTGAACTGAATATTCAAGTCCTCATGAAACGTAAAGTGCTTGGAAGTTGCTCCAGACGGTGAAGCCAGACCTACAAAGACGTAAGCTTTAGGTTCATGAGGGAGACCGCGAGTCACTCACGCCCGTTGTCTCCACCGTCAGCGTGAACAACGACCAGGAGGTCGTCTGCGTCGCCATGAACAACGGCGTCCGGGCCTCCCACCTCGACCTCTCCGCTCACCTCGTCAAGAAGTTCTACGCCGCCATGAAGCTCTTCAACGACATCTTGTACGACAATGCCATCACCTTTAAGATGGAGGAAGGTGAGTTGCGTTGAGCCAAACCACTTTGTTATATCCCTTCATGTGACACAGTTACCACATGAAGAAACGTAGACCATTCAACTTGATCAATCTGACTTTCTATCCGGTATTAAAAAGTCAAATCACCTCTACCAATAATTTATATAGTTTTTAAGCTGGTATTTTACCATAGACAACTTCCTGCTAGGTaacttcctgttacctagcagtaaataggtacctgggagttagtcagctgtcacgggctgcttcctgggggtggaggcctggtcaaggaccgggccgcggggacactaaaaaagccccgaaaccaactcaagataacctcaagatagatgtgaccaaacaatgtgtaaatGCAtacatatattttaatttgtattaCATAGACGGGGTTACAGCTTAACATAGTTATTGAGCACTCAGCCA
This genomic interval carries:
- the LOC123762277 gene encoding gamma-butyrobetaine dioxygenase; its protein translation is MFSQRYYRFLLSTAAALKCVARQQVRGKSGGCSSCSVQRGLSLAADARQQLALKCQTHSRSSVVSWVLERECLKVTFGDGSASQMPYVWLRDNCQCPGCYNAVALGRNFLLDDLDFEVHPIEVQDSDGGVKINWSDGHRSEYTGEWLQDRAFTPAARARQRTRYAFRREPWGADHQLVEFDYHTLLRDDQTLLAWLLTMEQKGSAMVRNTPDSDVAGPRLIEHIAFVKQSHYGPHSPVINRANSNNVAFTNSKLGMHNDLAQYEHMPGIIFIQCVKQEPGAGGASVISDGLFAAECLRRRHPEAFQVLATTDAYFWDKGHANFSWEMDRFFKISKRPIITVNNDQEVVCVAMNNGVRASHLDLSAHLVKKFYAAMKLFNDILYDNAITFKMEEGEMMTLDNVRCVHGREAYDAQSERHIESSYLDWDEARCRRRRLQEDLGVFL